DNA sequence from the Actinomycetota bacterium genome:
CCTTCGTCGCCTCGCTGGTCCTGGTCTCCAGCCAGAACGCCTCCTCGGTCTCGACCAAGCCCCTGGTCGTCTACGGGTCGCGCTAGCTGGTCGAACCTGGTCAGGCGGTCGCCCGGCCGGCGGCCGGCTCCTCCCCCGCGGGGACCTGGGCGTCCGCCGGCTGGCCGTGGGCGGCGGTCGCCGCGTCCAGCACCGCCGCGAACCCGGCCACCGCCTCGGGCCAGGTGAAGCGGGCCGCATGGGCCCGGGCCGCCTCGCCGAGCCGCTCCCGCAGGTGCCGGTTGAGCAGGACCCAGGCCAGGTGGCGGGTGAACTCCTCCAGGTCGTCGGCGAGCAGGCCGGTGGTGCCATGCACCACCGACTCGCGCAGCCCCCCGGCGGCCCGGAAGGCCACCGTCGGGGTCCCGCTGGCCGCCGCCTCGAGCACGGCCAGGCCCCAGCCCTCCTTGACCGACGGCATGGCCAGGGCCCAGGAGCTGGCCAGCAGCCGCTGCTTGGTCTCCTCGTCCACCCAGCCGAGCAGCTCGACCGCGTCCTGGAGGCCGAGGCGCTCGACCGTCTCGCGCAGGCGCGGCTCCCAGTAGCCCTGCCCGGCCACCAGCACCTTCAGCTCCGGCAGGTGGGGGCGGATGCGGGCGGCGGCCTCCAGGGCGAGCTCGACCCGCTTGTGCGGGACCAGGCGGCCGAGCACGCAGACCGACGGGTAGGGAGTGCGGGGGACGGCCGCGGCCGGGCCCGGCAGGGCCGTGCCGTTGTGGACCACGGTGACCGCGGCGGGGGCGACGCCCAGGCCGACCAGCTCGCGGCGGGTCGCGTCGGAGACGGCGACGTAGCGGGCGTGCCGGTTGAGCCGCGGGGCGAGCCGGGACTCGATCCACCAGCCGACCCGCGCCTGGAGCGGCGGCAGGACCACCCGCCACTGCTCCCGGTGGACGTGGTGGACGAGGACGACCAGGGGCCGCCGGCACCACAGGGCGGCGAAGAACGGCATGCCGTTCTGAACGTCCACCACCACCTCGTGCCCGCCGAGGCGGCCGGTGAGATGGGCCCACCAGGCGTGCAGGTACACGGTGAGCCGCCCGCCGCGGCGCACAACCCGGACGTCGCCGACCTGCTCGCCGGTGGGGGCGCCCGGGTGGGCGGCGCAGAACAGGGTGACCGGCCGGCCCTGCGCGGCCAGCCCGGCCGCGACCCGCTCCACGAAGACCTCGGAGCCGCCACCCTCGGGATGGGTGGTGTCGCGCCAGTTGAGGATGAGCACGCCAGGCCGGGGTCCGGGACCGGGCGGGCTCGGAGGCTCGTGCGCGGGATCGGCCGTCATCGGCCGGTGACGCTATCCCACTTCCATCCGGGTTTGAACGGCTTTCGACGGATTTGGCGGCGGAAAGCCGGGCGCAAGGCGAGGCAGCCGCCCTGGGTGCAGAGCGGCTGCCTCGGGTGGTCGCCGGAGGCCCCCGGTCCCCCGGCGACGTCTTACGCGGTACGGGTGTGGCGGGCCAGGGCCAGCACGGCCGCCCCGGTGGCCAGCAGGGCGAGCCCGGTGACGAGCAGCTCCGGGGTCCGTGAGCCGGTGAAGGGAAGGGAGCCGGACCCGTCGTCGCCGGCCGAGCCGCCCGTCCCGGCGGTGGAGATGTCCACGACCAGGCGCGAGGGCCCGGACAGGGTCGCCACCGTGATGGGGCGCTCGCGGTCGACGCCGATGCCGTAGCTGACGACGGCCTCGAAGTCGCCCACCTGGGCGAGCTCCTTGACGGCGGGCAGGCCGGGCGAGAAGCGCCGCGGGCTCACGGTGGGGGTGCCGCCCTCCAGCTCGTGGGCGTTGGCGCCCTCGAACACGACCTCGAGGTCGGCTTCGCCGGCCACCGCC
Encoded proteins:
- a CDS encoding glycosyltransferase family 4 protein, which translates into the protein MTADPAHEPPSPPGPGPRPGVLILNWRDTTHPEGGGSEVFVERVAAGLAAQGRPVTLFCAAHPGAPTGEQVGDVRVVRRGGRLTVYLHAWWAHLTGRLGGHEVVVDVQNGMPFFAALWCRRPLVVLVHHVHREQWRVVLPPLQARVGWWIESRLAPRLNRHARYVAVSDATRRELVGLGVAPAAVTVVHNGTALPGPAAAVPRTPYPSVCVLGRLVPHKRVELALEAAARIRPHLPELKVLVAGQGYWEPRLRETVERLGLQDAVELLGWVDEETKQRLLASSWALAMPSVKEGWGLAVLEAAASGTPTVAFRAAGGLRESVVHGTTGLLADDLEEFTRHLAWVLLNRHLRERLGEAARAHAARFTWPEAVAGFAAVLDAATAAHGQPADAQVPAGEEPAAGRATA